From a region of the Micropterus dolomieu isolate WLL.071019.BEF.003 ecotype Adirondacks linkage group LG21, ASM2129224v1, whole genome shotgun sequence genome:
- the araf gene encoding serine/threonine-protein kinase A-Raf — MSSTSSSYSSSGETSPEDVPRGGGTIRVYLPNKQRTVVNVRQGQTVHESLDKALKVRGLSQDCCAVFRLLEGRKRLTDWETDITPLVGEELLVEVLDDIPLTMHNFVRKTFFKLAYCDFCHKFLFNGFRCQTCGYKFHQHCSSKVPTVCVDMHTWNKRCDPSTCTDEYPPRIILPENSPSQSNLALTPEPPGMDLLSPTSAFRFPMPGGDGQSLQRHRSTSTPNVHMVSTVGPAGTSIIEEALKFNNTIGPEPSPKPSTSPPSSFGSPGRRPPKSPSDHKERKPSSSDDKKKVHRGGYRDSSYYWEVHSREVNIQKRIGAGSFGTVFKGKWHGDVAIKILKVTEPTPEQLQAFKNEMQVLRKTRHVNILLFMGYMTKPNFAIITQWCEGSSLYRHLHVSETKFDTMRRIDVARQTAQGMDYLHAKNIIHRDLKSNNIFLHEGWTVKIGDFGLATVKSRWSGSQQVEQPSGSILWMAPEVIRMQDANPYTFQSDVYGYGVVLFELMSGTLPYSNINNRDQIIFMVGRGYLSPDLSKLSSTSPKSMKRLIVDCLKFKRDERPLFPQILVAIEQVQDLLPKIERSRSEPSLHRAVHAEDLNPLLFHTTRLMPL, encoded by the exons atgtcctccacctcttcctcctactcctcctcgGGGGAGACTAGTCCGGAGGATGTTCCCCGAGGTGGGGGCACCATCCGAGTCTACCTCCCCAACAAACAGAGGACAGTG GTGAATGTTCGTCAAGGACAGACTGTGCATGAGAGTCTAGATAAAGCGCTCAAAGTGAGAGGCCTCAGCCAAGACTGCTGTGCTGTCTTTCGTCTTCTGGAAGG TCGTAAGAGGCTGACAGATTGGGAAACAGACATCACTCCTCTTGTTGGAGAGGAGCTTTTAGTCGAAGTGCTGGATGATATTCCCCTCACCATGCACAACTTT GTACGGAAAACCTTCTTCAAGCTGGCTTACTGTGATTTTTGCCACAAGTTTCTTTTTAACGGCTTCAGATGTCAGACATGCGGCTACAAATTTCACCAGCACTGCAGTAGCAAGGTccctactgtgtgtgtggatatgcATACATGGAATAAACG GTGTGATCCCAGTACCTGCACAGACGAGTACCCACCACGGATAATATTGCCAGAAAATTCCCCATCACAGAGCAACCTAGCCTTAACCCCAGAGCCTCCTGG GATGGACCTTCTGTCCCCGACCTCTGCCTTTCGCTTCCCCATGCCGGGTGGAGATGGCCAGTCTCTACAGAGGCATCGCTCCACCTCCACTCCCAATGTTCATATGGTCAGCACAGTGGGCCCTGCTGGTACCAGCATTATAGAG GAAGCACTAAAATTCAACAACACAATCG GTCCCGAGCCCTCACCAAAACCCTCTACCAGCCCACCATCTTCCTTTGGCTCCCCGGGTAGGAGACCACCCAAGTCTCCCTCAGACCACAAGGAGCGCAAGCCCTCCTCTTCTGATGACAAAAAGAAAGTG CACCGAGGGGGCTACAGAGACTCGAGTTACTACTGGGAGGTCCACTCTCGGGAAGTCAACATTCAGAAGAGAATAGGTGCTGGCTCCTTTGGAACAGTCTTCAAGGGCAAGTGGCACGGCGACGTGGCAATCAAGATCCTTAAAGTCACAGAGCCTACACCTGAGCAATTGCAGGCCTTCAAAAATGAAATGCAGGTCTTGCG GAAGACCCGCCACGTCAACATCCTGCTGTTCATGGGCTACATGACTAAGCCCAACTTTGCCATTATCACACAGTGGTGTGAAGGCAGCAGCCTGTACCGCCATCTGCACGTCTCAGAAACCAAGTTTGACACTATGCGTCGCATTGATGTGGCCAGACAGACAGCACAGGGCATGGA TTATCTTCATGCAAAGAACATCATTCATCGAGATCTGAAATCAAACA ATATTTTTCTACACGAGGGCTGGACTGTTAAGATTGGTGACTTTGGCTTGGCAACGGTGAAGTCTCGGTGGAGTGGCTCTCAACAAGTGGAACAGCCCAGTGGATCCATTCTCTGGATG GCTCCTGAGGTGATCCGAATGCAGGACGCCAACCCATATACATTCCAGTCTGATGTATACGGTTACGGAGTAGTGCTGTTTGAGCTGATGTCAGGGACCCTGCCTTACtccaatatcaacaacagagaCCAG aTAATCTTTATGGTTGGGCGTGGTTACTTGTCTCCAGACCTCAGTAAGCTGTCTAGTACCTCACCCAAGTCAATGAAGAGGCTTATCGTTGACTGCCTGAAGTTCAAACGTGATGAGAGGCCCCTGTTTCCACAG ATCCTGGTAGCCATTGAGCAGGTTCAAGACCTGCTGCCAAAAATCGAGCGGAGTCGCTCTGAGCCATCACTCCATCGGGCCGTCCATGCTGAGGACCTGAACCCGCTCCTGTTCCACACCACCAGGCTGATGCCTCTCTAA